Within Pedobacter sp. MC2016-14, the genomic segment AAAAAGAGGCTGTATCATTGACAAATGATCAGCCTCTTTTTTATATCTCGATTTTTCTGATTTTAGTTTGGATAGCTAGTTATGGATCAAGCCAATAATCGTATTTTTAGATATGACCATCTTGAGATGGATTTTTTGGCGCAAAAAGCGGCTTTCTATGCTGCCTTTTTCCTTAGGTTCTGTGCGATTGCCAACAATCCCCATTCGATTTCGACCTTTTCCTTACCACGGAGCATGAAGCGACGGAACCCGTGGTTCTGTTTGATGTTGGCAAAGACAGGTTCGACATCAAAGCACCGTTTTTTCCTGCGCCTTATTCCTTCTTCTGTATTCAACAGCTCGTAGGCCTGTTGCTTCTGTCTTTTCAGGTTCACATTTATATCAATGATCCGGTTGCCTTTTGACTTGTGGCAAACACCGTTCAGCGGACAGGCTGCACAGTTTTCAGCCTGGTATCTTTTGTAGGTCTGTACAAACCCTGTACTGGTTTTATTAATGATATTCCCTATATAATGCATTTTCTGGCCCATCGGGCAGATATAAACATCTTGCTGGTCATTGTAAAACAATTTCTCAGCAGCAAAGGGAAACTTGCTGTTGTAGTTCTCGTTCTGCCCCTTATCAAAGCTGTTGTATTTTACATAAGCTGTTACCTTTTCCCCTTCAAGCAGGGTGTAGTTTTCCTCCGATCCGTAACCGGCATCCGCGGTAAGTTTCTTAGGTGCTGTACCAAAGCTGCTTTTATGTTGTTCCAAATGCGCTTTTAAGGTTGTAGTATCGGTAGGATTGTGATGGATGGTATAATTTACAATGAACTGGTTCGAGCTGGATATCTGCACATTATACCCGGGCTTGAGCTGCCCATTCAACATGTGATCCTCCTTCATTCTCATGAAAGTGGCATCGGTATCTGTTTTGCTATAACTATTTCTTGTTTCCAGGATAACTTCCTGCTGCTCGTATTTAGCAATGTTTGCAGGGAAGTTTTTATTGATGTAACGTAGTTTGGCTTTTACCTTTTTATCTGCCTGGTCATTATCTGCCAGTACCTTATTCAATTTTTCAACGGTTGCCTTTACGCTTTCTTTATTAATGTTAGCCGCAGTAGGCGGTTCTGGCATCAGATCTTCATCAGCTGCGATATGCTGTGCATAGTTCCAGAT encodes:
- a CDS encoding IS1182 family transposase, which gives rise to MAARKPVFRPYQQNQLMALPPSFDELIPADHTVRVVNDVINAVNIEPLLKAYHVRGGSNYHPLLLLKVLVYGYVTNIYSSRKLAEACRERIPFMWLSAMSKPDHNTINRFRGVRLKHALRSVFEEVVKLLAEEGLLSIDQVYTDGTKIEANANKYTFVWRKSIQTNKEKMKKQLEEIWNYAQHIAADEDLMPEPPTAANINKESVKATVEKLNKVLADNDQADKKVKAKLRYINKNFPANIAKYEQQEVILETRNSYSKTDTDATFMRMKEDHMLNGQLKPGYNVQISSSNQFIVNYTIHHNPTDTTTLKAHLEQHKSSFGTAPKKLTADAGYGSEENYTLLEGEKVTAYVKYNSFDKGQNENYNSKFPFAAEKLFYNDQQDVYICPMGQKMHYIGNIINKTSTGFVQTYKRYQAENCAACPLNGVCHKSKGNRIIDINVNLKRQKQQAYELLNTEEGIRRRKKRCFDVEPVFANIKQNHGFRRFMLRGKEKVEIEWGLLAIAQNLRKKAA